A stretch of the Lactuca sativa cultivar Salinas chromosome 9, Lsat_Salinas_v11, whole genome shotgun sequence genome encodes the following:
- the LOC111901611 gene encoding uncharacterized protein LOC111901611 yields the protein MVKGIRVYEHGGPEVMKWEDVDIGEPKSGEIKVKNKAIGVNYLDVYMRRGLIPSLCPPLTFTPGMEAVGVVIVVGPKVTTCKVGDYVAYAGFPVCSYTEEMILPADRVVPVPPSIDPIIAAAVLFKGLTAHVLVRSCFQIGPEHTILVHAAAGGVGSLVCQWANALGATVIGTVSNEVKAVQAKEDGCHHVIIYKQENIVDRVMEITSGKGVDIAYDSIGKDTFEESAACLRFRGYMVSFGFASGSPEPVKFSVFSDKCLHFTIPSMMLYTKAREDLLAASEELFDNVAKGVLRVRANHKYPLSQVAQAHLDLEDRKTTGSVVLIPDN from the exons ATGGTtaaaggaattagggtttatgaacaCGGTGGCCCTGAG GTTATGAAATGGGAGGATGTGGATATAGGAGAACCGAAAAGTGGAGAAATCAAAGTGAAAAACAAGGCGATTGGAGTAAACTATTTGGATGTTTATATGCGTAGAGGTTTAATCCCGAGTTTATGTCCTCCACTGACATTCACACCAG GTATGGAGGCAGTCGGAGTTGTAATAGTCGTTGGTCCAAAAGTCACCACCTGTAAAGTTGGAGATTACGTGGCTTATGCCGGCTTTCCTGTCTGCTCTTACACCGAAGAAATGATACTTCCTGCGGATAGAGTCGTACCAGTTCCTCCTTCAATTGATCCTATTATAGCCGCTGCTGTGCTTTTTAAGGGACTCACTGCTCACGTTCTTGTTCGCAGTTGCTTTCAG ATTGGACCCGAGCATACGATCCTCGTCCATGCAGCCGCAGGTGGAGTCGGGTCATTGGTGTGTCAATGGGCAAACGCACTCGGTGCGACCGTAATTGGAACCGTTTCAAATGAAGTGAAAGCGGTGCAAGCTAAGGAAGATGGATGCCACCATGTCATTATCTACAAACAAGAAAACATCGTTGATCGTGTTATGGAGATCACATCAGGAAAAGGAGTTGATATTGCCTATGATTCTATTGGGAAAGACACATTTGAG GAATCGGCGGCGTGCTTAAGGTTTCGTGGATACATGGTTTCATTTGGGTTCGCATCGGGCTCACCCGAGCCTGTAAAATTCAGTGTATTTTCGGATAAATGTTTGCACTTCACAATTCCATCCATGATGCTTTACACAAAAGCACGAGAAGACCTCCTTGCAGCTTCGGAGGAACTATTTGATAATGTTGCAAAAGGAGTTTTACGTGTTCGAGCAAATCACAAGTACCCTTTATCGCAAGTGGCTCAAGCTCATTTGGACCTTGAGGATCGAAAAACAACCGGTTCCGTTGTTTTGATACCCGATAACTGA